One stretch of Rosistilla oblonga DNA includes these proteins:
- the rpmF gene encoding 50S ribosomal protein L32 codes for MAVPKRKHSNSRTNKRRSHDHLSRKQLTYCPQCSSATPTHTVCPKCGYYMGRTIVEVNEE; via the coding sequence ATGGCCGTTCCAAAACGCAAGCATTCTAACAGTCGTACCAACAAGCGACGTTCGCACGATCACTTGAGCCGCAAGCAATTGACCTATTGCCCCCAGTGCAGCTCGGCAACGCCGACTCACACCGTATGCCCAAAGTGTGGGTACTACATGGGACGCACGATTGTTGAAGTCAACGAAGAGTAG